The Candidatus Polarisedimenticolia bacterium genome has a segment encoding these proteins:
- the rpmH gene encoding 50S ribosomal protein L34, producing the protein MKRTFQPNNRRRKKTHGFLKRMSTQDGREVLKRRRRKGRKRLAV; encoded by the coding sequence ATGAAGCGCACCTTTCAGCCCAACAATCGGCGTCGCAAGAAAACTCACGGCTTTCTCAAGCGCATGAGCACTCAGGACGGCCGCGAAGTTTTGAAGCGCCGCCGGCGGAAGGGACGGAAAAGGCTGGCAGTTTGA
- the rnpA gene encoding ribonuclease P protein component: MTSRQSFTAADRIRKRSEYQRIYDQGRKISSRSFTLFLLENDLDRPRLGITVTRRIGGAVQRNRVKRLCREWFRKVRVELPPVDIVINAKGGIHRQSLESLSRELDGRVRRFAEPEARP; this comes from the coding sequence TTGACCTCCCGCCAGAGTTTCACGGCGGCCGACCGCATCCGGAAGCGCAGCGAATACCAGCGGATTTACGATCAGGGCCGGAAGATTTCCTCTCGAAGCTTCACCCTCTTCCTCCTGGAAAACGATCTTGACCGGCCCCGGCTCGGCATCACGGTGACGCGCCGGATCGGAGGAGCCGTCCAGCGCAACCGGGTGAAACGCCTTTGCCGCGAGTGGTTCAGGAAAGTGCGCGTGGAACTGCCACCCGTCGACATCGTGATCAACGCCAAGGGAGGGATTCACCGGCAGAGCCTGGAATCCCTTTCCAGGGAGCTGGATGGCAGGGTTCGCCGGTTCGCTGAGCCGGAGGCGCGCCCATGA
- the yidD gene encoding membrane protein insertion efficiency factor YidD, giving the protein MRAGEKAAIAILRIYRRLLSPLLPSACRFIPTCSEYAEQAIQRYGLWRGGWLAIRRLASCHPFHKSGFDPLR; this is encoded by the coding sequence ATGAGGGCGGGGGAAAAGGCGGCGATCGCGATACTGCGAATCTATCGCCGGCTCCTCTCCCCTCTGCTTCCGTCGGCGTGCCGGTTCATCCCCACCTGCTCCGAGTACGCGGAGCAGGCGATTCAGCGGTACGGGCTTTGGCGGGGCGGCTGGCTGGCGATTCGGCGCCTGGCCAGCTGCCATCCGTTTCACAAAAGCGGATTCGATCCCCTCAGATGA
- the yidC gene encoding membrane protein insertase YidC, with protein MDFKRLLLASALSLGVIVLWNVYLFPPAPPRPPAGPVTASKAPAVPSETSPATPVAPPDTSPGAPPPSPSSSPIVARAEAARPEEKTIETALYRVRVSNQGAVITAWQLKSYSDDQRKPLDLVSPGSAKVKRFPLGLEFADSQLTEKLGSALFEMDTGPGETAAETRVALHYSDGAGIDVTKTLRFVQDSYVVRLEIHARRNGAPLEGYLIWGAGLGPDEGLASNSHNRAEVVRAVVRRDGAIVRLPRESLKGKPVLAQPGGVLWAGLEDHYFAGILIPEGGAAGTVVRAHQILEEGREKNFLSLGLALPPDGQLSLFVGPKDYNLLASLKLGIEGIVDFGFFGSIAHALFFLLQHINRYTGNWGWSIILLTFFIRLAFFPLTQKASVSMRHTQEKMKKIQPRLQAIKDRYRKMKKDVGSRQKMNEEMMALYSKEGVNPVAGMTGCLPLLLQLPILWGFYNLLNSAIELRHAPFLFWITDLSKKDPYYVTPIVMGITMLIQQVMTGSAIPDAAQRRIMMLMPVMFTWFFKDLPSGLVLYWLVNNILAIGQQYLINAQVEREISAKKVPARG; from the coding sequence ATGGACTTCAAACGACTGCTTCTCGCCTCCGCGCTCTCTCTTGGAGTGATCGTCCTCTGGAACGTCTACCTCTTCCCTCCCGCGCCGCCCCGGCCTCCGGCCGGTCCGGTCACCGCGTCGAAAGCCCCGGCGGTCCCATCGGAGACCTCACCCGCGACTCCGGTCGCTCCCCCCGACACGAGCCCCGGCGCGCCCCCTCCCTCCCCGTCCTCGTCGCCCATCGTGGCGCGCGCGGAAGCGGCGCGGCCTGAGGAGAAAACGATCGAGACGGCTCTGTACCGTGTCCGAGTGAGCAATCAAGGCGCGGTGATCACGGCATGGCAGCTCAAGAGCTACTCGGACGATCAGAGGAAGCCACTGGATCTGGTGAGTCCAGGCTCCGCCAAGGTGAAGCGCTTCCCCCTGGGGCTCGAGTTCGCCGACTCCCAGCTCACCGAAAAGCTCGGCTCCGCCTTGTTCGAGATGGACACGGGGCCCGGAGAAACGGCCGCGGAGACGCGCGTCGCCCTCCACTACTCGGACGGGGCCGGAATCGACGTCACGAAGACCCTTCGGTTCGTCCAGGATTCCTACGTCGTCCGCCTCGAAATCCACGCCCGGCGCAACGGGGCTCCGCTGGAAGGCTACCTCATCTGGGGCGCGGGGCTGGGTCCCGACGAGGGCCTGGCCTCGAACAGCCATAACCGCGCGGAGGTCGTGCGAGCGGTCGTTCGACGGGACGGAGCCATCGTTCGCCTTCCCCGCGAGTCCTTGAAAGGGAAACCGGTCCTGGCGCAGCCGGGAGGCGTGCTATGGGCGGGACTGGAGGATCATTACTTCGCCGGAATCCTCATCCCCGAGGGAGGCGCGGCGGGCACCGTGGTCCGGGCCCACCAGATTCTCGAAGAGGGGCGGGAGAAGAACTTTCTTTCGCTCGGTCTCGCACTTCCGCCGGACGGCCAGCTGAGCCTGTTCGTAGGCCCCAAGGACTACAATCTCCTCGCCAGCCTGAAGCTCGGGATCGAGGGAATCGTCGACTTCGGCTTTTTCGGATCGATCGCTCACGCCCTCTTCTTCCTGCTTCAGCACATCAACCGCTACACGGGGAACTGGGGATGGTCGATCATCCTTCTCACCTTCTTCATCAGGCTGGCCTTCTTTCCCCTGACCCAGAAGGCCTCGGTGTCGATGCGTCACACGCAGGAGAAGATGAAGAAGATCCAGCCGCGGCTGCAGGCGATCAAGGATCGTTACCGCAAGATGAAGAAGGACGTCGGCAGCCGGCAGAAAATGAACGAGGAGATGATGGCTCTCTACAGCAAGGAGGGGGTCAACCCCGTCGCCGGGATGACGGGATGTCTGCCGCTCCTGCTGCAGCTTCCGATCCTCTGGGGTTTCTACAATCTCCTGAACAGCGCCATCGAGCTCCGGCACGCCCCGTTCCTCTTCTGGATCACCGATCTGTCCAAGAAGGACCCGTATTATGTGACCCCGATCGTCATGGGGATCACGATGCTTATCCAGCAAGTGATGACGGGAAGCGCCATCCCGGATGCCGCGCAGCGCCGGATCATGATGCTCATGCCGGTCATGTTCACCTGGTTCTTCAAGGACCTGCCCAGCGGGCTGGTGCTATACTGGCTCGTCAATAACATTCTGGCCATCGGACAGCAGTACCTGATCAATGCCCAAGTGGAGCGGGAGATCTCCGCCAAGAAAGTGCCTGCCCGTGGATGA
- the dnaN gene encoding DNA polymerase III subunit beta yields the protein MEFTVRREDLLKELQRLQGVVEKKNTIPILSNTFLSANKDELELVATDLELGIRTSTRAKVSAPGAITLSSKKIFEIVRLLPEDDVKFRVEDNHWVQLTCARSRFRIVGMPKDEFPSLPSYDFTRAVPIDLKTLKAMVGKVLFATTSDDTRYPLQGILVLLGPEGLTLVATDGHRLACIKGKAARKPVEKEIRVIVPRKTLAEISRIDWEGAEEILFGVHENRAFWRTDRVTLASNTVEGVFPAYEKVIPKENDKILELNVQHFTDAVRRVSLLSNERSRAVKIALQPGRIEISSSNPEMGEARENIEVGYRGAEMEIGFNARYLLDFLGAVGDEKISLHLKDEQTQGMMTPLTAPEWDYRYVVMPMRI from the coding sequence ATGGAGTTCACGGTCCGGCGGGAGGATCTTTTGAAAGAGCTCCAGCGCCTGCAGGGCGTCGTGGAGAAGAAGAACACCATTCCGATCCTCTCCAACACGTTCCTTTCGGCGAATAAGGACGAGCTCGAGCTGGTCGCCACGGATCTGGAGCTGGGAATCCGCACGTCCACGCGGGCGAAGGTCTCCGCGCCCGGGGCGATCACGCTTTCCTCGAAGAAGATCTTCGAAATCGTCCGGCTCCTGCCCGAGGACGACGTCAAGTTCCGGGTCGAGGACAACCACTGGGTGCAGCTCACCTGCGCGCGTTCCAGGTTCCGAATCGTCGGCATGCCGAAGGACGAGTTCCCCTCCCTCCCTTCCTACGACTTCACCCGCGCCGTGCCGATCGATTTGAAGACGCTCAAGGCGATGGTGGGCAAGGTCCTGTTCGCCACGACCTCCGACGACACCCGTTATCCGCTCCAGGGAATCCTCGTCCTCCTCGGTCCGGAGGGCCTGACCCTGGTGGCGACCGACGGCCACCGGCTCGCCTGCATCAAGGGGAAGGCGGCCCGGAAGCCCGTCGAAAAGGAGATCCGCGTCATCGTGCCGAGAAAGACGCTGGCGGAGATCTCCCGCATCGACTGGGAAGGCGCGGAGGAGATCCTCTTCGGGGTCCACGAGAATCGCGCCTTTTGGAGGACCGATCGGGTCACCCTGGCCTCGAACACCGTCGAGGGGGTTTTCCCGGCTTATGAGAAGGTCATTCCCAAGGAGAACGACAAGATTCTCGAGCTGAACGTGCAGCATTTCACCGACGCGGTGCGAAGAGTGTCTCTGCTTTCCAACGAACGATCCCGGGCCGTCAAGATCGCGCTCCAGCCCGGGAGGATCGAAATCTCCTCGAGCAACCCGGAGATGGGGGAAGCCCGCGAAAACATCGAAGTCGGATACCGCGGCGCGGAGATGGAGATCGGGTTCAACGCCCGGTACCTTCTCGATTTCCTCGGCGCCGTGGGCGACGAAAAGATTTCGCTGCATCTGAAGGACGAGCAGACGCAGGGCATGATGACTCCTCTGACGGCCCCGGAATGGGACTACCGCTACGTCGTCATGCCGATGCGAATCTGA
- the gyrB gene encoding DNA topoisomerase (ATP-hydrolyzing) subunit B, which produces MEQQIRKVGTEDRYDASNIKVLEGLEAVRKRPSMYIGNTSVEGLHQLIYEVVDNSIDESLAGFCNQISVTIHIDHSVTVIDNGRGIPVEEHQQEKRPAAEVVMTKLHAGGKFDNETYKVSGGLHGVGVSVVNALSEFLELEIWRSGKVYQQRYERGKPGEFRQTGTTKRRGTKITFKPDKEIFEDVRFSFDLLSQRLRELAFLNEGVEIAIDDEGSEKKHTFNYQGGIVSFVSHLNKNKTCIHSDPIYLKGEKDSVIAEIALQYNDGYNENIFTFANSINTHEGGSHLSGFKSALTRTINNHLNRLNNKDKITLAGDDVREGLTAVLSIKLPRPQFEGQTKTKLGNSEVKGIIETLVNDRLSAHFEENPSVTRKIVEKAMEAARAREAARKARDLTRRKGALDAWSLPGKLADCQERDPGLAELYLVEGDSAGGSAKQGRDRRYQAILPLRGKILNVEKARFDKMLGSQEIRTIITALGTGIGEDDYDVSKLRYHKVIIMTDADVDGAHIRTLLLTFFYRQMREIIERGHLCIAQPPLFKVKKGKKEAYLANEKELNHYLITKAAEEVTVKVSGASGKGEIKGKALSRMLERLAEYKHLMELTAKKGLEEPVVEMLLEAGVSEISTFQDREALEKIRQRIVKSGRPAEEIERDEEHNLFQFTYRTQARAVPQVTLSWDLISSIEYKNLRQLDVEMVELSKPPFLVSLDGKEHAIQSKGHLLEHLLEEGKKGLHIQRYKGLGEMNPEQLWETTMNPESRKLLKVNISDAVEADSIFTVLMGDQVEPRRKFIEENALDVRNLDV; this is translated from the coding sequence ATGGAGCAGCAGATCCGAAAAGTCGGGACCGAGGATCGCTACGACGCCAGCAACATCAAGGTCCTGGAGGGACTGGAGGCGGTCCGGAAGCGTCCTTCCATGTACATCGGCAACACTTCCGTCGAGGGCCTGCACCAGCTCATCTACGAAGTCGTCGACAACAGCATCGATGAATCCCTCGCCGGTTTCTGCAATCAGATCAGCGTCACCATCCACATCGACCATTCGGTCACCGTGATTGACAACGGGCGAGGGATTCCAGTCGAGGAACACCAGCAGGAGAAGCGGCCCGCCGCGGAAGTGGTCATGACGAAGCTTCACGCCGGCGGAAAGTTCGACAATGAAACCTACAAGGTTTCGGGCGGGCTGCACGGCGTGGGCGTTTCCGTCGTCAACGCCCTATCCGAGTTCCTGGAGCTGGAGATCTGGCGAAGCGGCAAGGTCTACCAGCAGCGCTACGAGCGGGGGAAGCCCGGCGAGTTCCGCCAGACCGGCACGACGAAGCGCCGCGGGACCAAGATTACCTTCAAGCCCGACAAGGAGATATTCGAGGACGTCCGTTTCTCCTTCGACCTCCTTTCGCAGCGTCTCAGAGAGCTGGCGTTCCTGAACGAGGGCGTCGAGATCGCCATCGACGACGAAGGAAGCGAGAAGAAACACACCTTCAACTATCAGGGGGGCATCGTCTCCTTCGTCTCGCACCTCAACAAGAACAAGACTTGCATCCATTCGGATCCCATCTACCTGAAAGGGGAGAAGGATTCGGTCATCGCCGAGATCGCCCTGCAATACAACGACGGCTACAACGAGAACATTTTCACCTTTGCCAACTCGATCAACACCCACGAGGGGGGGAGCCACCTCAGCGGATTCAAGTCGGCGCTCACCCGCACGATCAACAATCACCTCAATCGTCTCAACAACAAGGACAAGATCACGCTCGCCGGCGACGACGTCCGGGAAGGACTGACCGCGGTCCTCTCGATCAAGCTTCCGCGCCCCCAATTCGAGGGGCAGACCAAGACGAAGCTGGGCAACAGCGAGGTCAAGGGGATCATCGAAACGCTCGTCAACGACCGCCTTTCGGCTCACTTCGAGGAAAACCCGTCGGTCACGCGGAAGATCGTCGAGAAGGCGATGGAGGCGGCCCGCGCCCGGGAGGCCGCTCGCAAGGCGCGGGACTTGACGCGCCGGAAAGGCGCGCTCGACGCCTGGTCGCTGCCCGGGAAGCTGGCCGATTGCCAGGAGCGCGATCCCGGTCTGGCCGAGCTCTACTTGGTCGAGGGCGATTCGGCCGGCGGATCCGCCAAGCAGGGGCGCGATCGGCGCTACCAGGCCATCCTTCCGTTGCGCGGCAAGATCCTCAACGTGGAGAAGGCGCGGTTCGACAAGATGCTCGGCAGCCAGGAAATCCGCACGATCATCACCGCCCTCGGGACGGGAATCGGCGAGGACGACTACGACGTGTCGAAGCTGCGGTATCACAAAGTCATCATCATGACCGACGCCGACGTGGACGGAGCCCACATCCGGACGCTTCTGCTGACCTTTTTCTACCGTCAGATGAGGGAAATCATCGAGCGCGGTCATCTGTGCATCGCGCAGCCGCCGCTGTTCAAGGTGAAGAAAGGGAAGAAGGAGGCCTATCTCGCCAACGAGAAGGAGCTGAACCACTATCTGATCACGAAGGCGGCCGAAGAGGTGACGGTCAAGGTTTCCGGAGCCTCGGGCAAAGGCGAGATCAAAGGAAAGGCTCTCAGCCGCATGCTCGAGAGGCTGGCGGAATACAAGCACCTCATGGAACTCACGGCGAAGAAGGGGCTGGAAGAGCCGGTGGTCGAGATGCTCCTGGAAGCCGGCGTCAGCGAAATCTCGACGTTCCAGGACCGGGAGGCGCTGGAAAAGATCCGGCAGCGGATCGTCAAGTCCGGCCGGCCGGCCGAGGAGATCGAGCGGGACGAAGAGCACAATCTCTTCCAATTCACCTATCGGACCCAGGCACGGGCGGTTCCCCAGGTGACGCTCTCGTGGGATCTGATTTCCTCCATCGAATACAAGAACCTCCGCCAGCTCGACGTGGAGATGGTGGAGTTGAGCAAGCCTCCTTTCCTCGTCTCGCTGGACGGCAAGGAGCACGCCATCCAGTCCAAGGGACATCTCCTCGAGCATCTCCTGGAGGAAGGGAAGAAGGGACTGCACATCCAGCGGTACAAGGGGCTGGGAGAGATGAACCCGGAACAGCTCTGGGAGACCACCATGAACCCGGAGAGCCGGAAGCTGCTGAAAGTGAACATCTCCGACGCCGTCGAGGCGGATTCGATCTTCACCGTCCTGATGGGCGACCAGGTCGAGCCCCGCCGTAAATTCATCGAGGAGAACGCGCTCGACGTCCGCAATCTGGACGTCTAA
- the dnaA gene encoding chromosomal replication initiator protein DnaA, whose protein sequence is MKLWEQVLERVEPKVNSQSFDTWLKPTLQVSLTDGTLEVEVPNVVFAEWISSHFLPVIRETISEIRPGDLAILFKARQEASEPPPAPAERFLRRRPPSAAPAGASGLTLRYTFDNFVVSSSNQFAHAAAKAIAEQPSMNYNPLYIYGGVGLGKTHLMHAVGNHLAKHRPELRQRYLSTENFMNELINAIRFEKTLDFKEKYRNIDLLLIDDIQFLAGKERTQEEFFHTFNALYESQKQIVITSDCPPRQIPTLEERLRSRFEWGLMADIQPPDLETKIAILRKKAEAERVELPQDVAFFISSKIKSNIRELEGSLVRLVAFSSLTGRRIDLEMAKETLKDLLEDKNRGVTAEAIQKLVANYFKIKPADLKSKNNAHSISFPRQVAMYLCKQLTDSSLPAIGQIFGGKHHSTVIHAIRKINARRETDKDFDRLLKSFMESFE, encoded by the coding sequence ATGAAACTCTGGGAACAGGTACTGGAAAGAGTCGAGCCGAAGGTCAACAGCCAGAGCTTCGACACGTGGTTGAAACCGACTCTGCAAGTCTCGCTCACGGACGGGACCTTGGAGGTCGAAGTCCCGAACGTCGTCTTCGCCGAATGGATCAGCAGCCATTTCCTTCCGGTCATCCGTGAAACGATCAGCGAGATCCGCCCGGGGGATCTCGCTATCCTGTTCAAGGCCCGCCAGGAGGCGAGCGAGCCGCCGCCGGCCCCCGCCGAGCGTTTCCTGCGCCGCCGGCCCCCCTCCGCGGCCCCCGCCGGCGCGTCGGGTCTGACTCTCCGGTACACTTTCGACAACTTCGTCGTGAGCTCCTCGAACCAGTTCGCGCACGCCGCCGCCAAGGCCATCGCCGAGCAGCCATCCATGAACTACAACCCGCTTTACATCTATGGCGGCGTCGGCCTCGGAAAGACCCACCTCATGCACGCGGTCGGAAATCACCTGGCGAAGCACCGTCCCGAGCTGCGGCAACGATACCTTTCGACCGAGAACTTCATGAATGAACTCATCAATGCGATCCGCTTCGAGAAGACCCTGGACTTCAAGGAAAAGTATCGGAACATCGATCTTCTGTTGATCGACGACATCCAGTTCCTGGCGGGCAAGGAAAGGACCCAAGAGGAGTTCTTTCACACCTTCAACGCGCTGTACGAGTCGCAGAAACAGATCGTGATCACGTCCGACTGCCCTCCGCGCCAGATTCCGACGCTCGAAGAGCGCCTGCGCTCCCGTTTCGAGTGGGGGCTCATGGCCGACATCCAGCCGCCGGACCTGGAGACGAAGATCGCCATTCTCCGCAAGAAAGCGGAGGCCGAAAGGGTCGAGCTGCCCCAGGACGTCGCGTTCTTCATCTCCAGCAAGATCAAGTCGAACATCCGCGAGCTCGAGGGATCCCTCGTGCGCCTCGTCGCTTTCTCCTCCCTGACGGGCCGGCGCATCGATCTGGAAATGGCCAAGGAGACCCTCAAGGACCTTCTCGAGGACAAGAATCGCGGCGTGACGGCGGAAGCGATCCAGAAGCTCGTCGCGAACTACTTCAAGATCAAGCCGGCGGACCTCAAGTCGAAGAACAACGCCCACTCCATCTCCTTTCCGCGGCAGGTGGCGATGTATCTGTGCAAGCAGCTCACCGACAGCTCCTTGCCCGCCATCGGCCAGATCTTCGGAGGAAAGCACCATTCGACGGTGATTCACGCGATCCGGAAGATCAACGCCCGGCGCGAGACCGACAAGGATTTCGACAGGCTCCTCAAGAGCTTCATGGAATCGTTCGAATGA